In Akkermansiaceae bacterium, a single genomic region encodes these proteins:
- a CDS encoding MoxR family ATPase: MSTPSVAGTQRELEINPADVAACRETYAAIQQELAKVIVGQSKVVEEILISIFTRSHALLVGVPGLAKTLLISTLADTLKMSFRRIQFTPDLMPSDITGTEVIYQDPVSGEKQFKFLPGPLFSNIVLADEINRTPPKTQAAMLEAMQERRVTVGGVTRPLPSPFFVLATQNPLEQEGTYPLPEAQLDRFMFLIHVGYPDAEEELQVMKRGTSGKGEKPQPVLDGEAIIRLQEIVKALPVADHVFRYARDIVRSTRPREEGALDYCKQYLSFGAGPRASLSLIMAAKAHALINGQVYVGCENVAAVAPSIMRHRIAPNFSAQSEGITPDDVIAKVLSAIPKHDA; encoded by the coding sequence ATGTCCACTCCTTCCGTCGCTGGAACACAGCGAGAACTCGAAATCAATCCCGCCGATGTCGCAGCCTGCCGCGAGACCTACGCGGCCATCCAGCAGGAACTCGCGAAAGTCATCGTCGGCCAGTCAAAGGTCGTTGAGGAAATCCTGATCTCCATCTTCACGCGGAGCCACGCGCTCCTGGTGGGGGTGCCCGGCTTGGCGAAGACCCTCCTCATTTCCACCTTGGCGGACACGCTGAAGATGTCCTTCCGCCGCATCCAGTTCACCCCGGACCTGATGCCCAGTGACATCACCGGTACGGAGGTGATCTATCAGGATCCGGTTTCTGGTGAGAAGCAGTTCAAGTTCCTGCCCGGCCCGTTGTTCTCGAACATCGTCCTCGCGGACGAAATCAACCGGACTCCGCCGAAGACCCAGGCCGCCATGCTCGAGGCCATGCAGGAGCGCCGCGTGACCGTCGGTGGCGTGACCCGGCCACTGCCGTCGCCGTTCTTCGTCCTCGCGACCCAGAACCCGCTGGAGCAGGAGGGCACCTACCCGCTGCCGGAGGCGCAGCTCGACCGTTTCATGTTCCTCATCCACGTCGGCTATCCGGACGCGGAGGAGGAGCTGCAGGTCATGAAGCGCGGCACCAGCGGCAAGGGGGAGAAGCCCCAGCCGGTCCTCGATGGCGAGGCGATCATCCGTCTCCAGGAGATCGTCAAGGCGCTGCCGGTCGCCGATCATGTTTTCCGGTATGCGCGTGACATCGTCCGCAGCACCCGCCCGCGGGAGGAAGGCGCGCTGGACTACTGCAAGCAGTACCTCAGCTTCGGCGCGGGCCCGCGCGCCAGCCTCAGCCTCATCATGGCGGCGAAGGCCCACGCGCTCATCAACGGGCAGGTGTATGTCGGCTGCGAGAACGTTGCCGCCGTCGCCCCATCGATCATGCGCCACCGCATCGCGCCGAATTTCTCGGCACAGAGCGAGGGCATCACCCCGGACGACGTCATCGCGAAGGTTCTGAGCGCGATCCCGAAACATGACGCCTGA
- a CDS encoding DUF58 domain-containing protein, producing the protein MTPDLLDADAVSRGEALGLMARKIVEGYRVGEHRSPFHGFAIEFAQHREYATGDDMRHLDWKVLGRSDRYYIKQYEQDTNFVTHLVVDGSASMNYGSAKVAKLHFAKALAACLSHMILLQRDAVALALVDTEVREYLPRTDSLPKIQHIMDRLAAFQATGETKLGVALEQVAREARRRGIVVLISDFFDDEEGLVKGLERLVFSGNEVIVFHTLDPYELTFPFNGTWKFKDLEGPTQLKASPADIRREYLKNFDAFRLRIRRICEKFQAHYILADTGKPLAETLSGYLAFRQSVSRK; encoded by the coding sequence ATGACGCCTGATCTCCTGGATGCGGATGCCGTTTCGCGCGGCGAGGCGCTCGGCCTGATGGCACGGAAGATCGTGGAGGGCTACCGCGTCGGTGAGCACCGCTCGCCGTTCCATGGCTTCGCCATCGAGTTCGCGCAGCACCGCGAGTATGCGACGGGCGATGACATGCGCCACTTGGACTGGAAGGTGCTCGGCCGCTCCGACCGCTACTACATCAAGCAGTACGAGCAGGACACGAACTTCGTGACCCACCTTGTCGTGGATGGCAGCGCGTCCATGAACTACGGCTCCGCCAAGGTGGCGAAGCTCCATTTCGCAAAGGCGCTCGCCGCCTGTCTGTCGCACATGATCCTCCTCCAGCGGGACGCCGTCGCGCTCGCGCTGGTGGATACGGAGGTGAGGGAATACCTCCCCCGCACCGACAGCCTGCCGAAGATCCAGCACATCATGGACCGGCTCGCCGCCTTCCAGGCCACGGGCGAAACAAAGCTGGGTGTCGCCCTGGAACAGGTCGCCCGCGAAGCCCGCCGCCGCGGCATCGTCGTCCTCATCAGTGACTTCTTCGATGACGAGGAAGGCCTGGTGAAAGGGCTGGAGCGGCTCGTGTTTTCCGGCAACGAGGTCATCGTTTTCCACACGCTCGATCCCTACGAGCTGACCTTCCCCTTCAACGGCACTTGGAAGTTCAAGGACCTCGAAGGACCGACCCAGCTCAAGGCATCGCCCGCGGACATCCGCCGGGAGTATCTGAAGAACTTTGACGCATTCCGTCTCCGCATCCGCCGCATCTGCGAAAAGTTCCAGGCGCACTATATCCTCGCGGATACCGGCAAGCCGCTCGCGGAAACGCTCAGCGGCTACCTCGCCTTCCGCCAATCCGTCAGCAGGAAATGA
- a CDS encoding BatA domain-containing protein has translation MNFLHPMMLAGLAAVSVPIIIHLLNKFRVRTTDWGAMRFLLDSIQKNQKRVKMEDLILLILRCLLVALAVLAFARPVLTALVKGGADDGEAVAAVILLDNSASMTRSAGATTLLDQAKKEIGTWLDKQPSQSLAALYLVSNRTETLVPKPGPDLGLVRKMLSEAEASDRGTDLAQAVRLAVESLKTISGRPRQILIYTDGQASGWAKNAEILKLAEDNPGIRIKTVIVGDKVADNVGLVALRADGGVVAARQPCRFHIEVGNYGTTAVENLKVTLAIGDGPPMADATIARIEPGTRQAASVIISFPDAGPQSLVASIPPDAFAADNRRVAALDVVSQMNVLVAEENPSVPAVDRDGFFVANALVPLSPDQMARHFLAAVPTSIADLPAELGNRNNTAAQSIFLCNPGPLSSTVTTALKDYVGRGGNLIIFPGPQTNPDDWKANAALQELLPAELGIPTEEAEGAAAQSFQNTAFSHPVTALWNDSAQGSLSAVKFFRHFPLTVKKTGSPRVIAQLANGEPAVVEWTVGEGNVVLFNSTATPEWNNLPLHPAFVPFLQRMMGHLNRRNESRLILSPGEAFRKPVDEQWKGSDFSVRRPGSDSSRTAGQVVSDDKQTFVRYAATEKAGIYQVSVGNDLLATFAVQIDPAESDLRQVDPEIIAGLETAGGEAEKTEVTRSVVTKEFWTMLLWIVAAIFVVEAIMAHRISHTRSV, from the coding sequence ATGAATTTCCTCCATCCCATGATGTTGGCGGGGCTGGCCGCGGTGTCCGTCCCGATCATCATCCACCTCCTCAACAAGTTCCGGGTGCGGACCACGGACTGGGGGGCCATGCGCTTCCTGCTGGACAGCATCCAGAAGAACCAGAAGCGGGTGAAGATGGAGGACCTGATCCTGCTGATCCTCCGCTGCCTGCTGGTGGCGCTGGCGGTGCTGGCCTTCGCCCGCCCCGTCCTCACCGCGCTGGTCAAGGGAGGCGCGGACGACGGTGAAGCCGTTGCCGCCGTCATCCTGCTGGACAACTCCGCCAGCATGACCCGCAGCGCGGGTGCGACCACCCTGCTCGACCAGGCGAAAAAGGAGATCGGCACCTGGCTGGACAAGCAGCCTTCCCAATCGCTGGCCGCGCTCTACCTCGTCTCCAACCGCACCGAGACCCTGGTGCCGAAGCCCGGACCCGATCTCGGGCTGGTGAGGAAGATGCTGTCGGAGGCGGAAGCCAGCGACCGTGGCACGGACCTGGCGCAGGCCGTGCGGCTCGCGGTCGAAAGCCTGAAGACCATCAGCGGCAGACCGCGGCAGATTCTCATCTACACGGACGGCCAGGCCAGCGGCTGGGCGAAGAACGCGGAAATCCTGAAGCTGGCGGAGGATAATCCCGGCATCCGCATCAAGACGGTCATCGTCGGGGACAAGGTGGCGGACAATGTCGGATTGGTCGCCCTGCGTGCGGATGGCGGCGTGGTGGCGGCGCGGCAGCCATGTCGTTTCCACATCGAGGTGGGGAACTACGGAACCACCGCCGTGGAAAATCTGAAGGTCACCCTTGCCATCGGGGATGGTCCGCCGATGGCGGACGCCACGATTGCCAGGATCGAACCCGGCACCCGGCAGGCAGCGAGTGTCATCATCTCCTTTCCCGATGCCGGTCCGCAGTCGCTGGTCGCCAGCATCCCTCCGGATGCCTTTGCCGCCGACAACAGGCGTGTCGCCGCGCTGGATGTGGTCAGCCAGATGAACGTGCTGGTGGCAGAGGAGAATCCCTCCGTGCCCGCCGTGGACCGTGATGGGTTCTTCGTCGCCAATGCTCTGGTGCCGCTGTCACCGGACCAGATGGCGCGCCATTTCCTCGCCGCCGTCCCCACCTCCATCGCGGACCTGCCCGCGGAACTCGGCAACCGGAACAACACCGCCGCCCAGTCGATCTTCCTCTGCAATCCCGGCCCGCTTTCCTCCACCGTCACCACCGCCCTGAAAGACTACGTCGGACGCGGTGGGAATCTCATCATCTTCCCCGGTCCGCAGACGAACCCGGATGACTGGAAAGCCAACGCCGCGCTGCAGGAACTGCTGCCAGCGGAGCTGGGCATCCCCACGGAGGAGGCGGAGGGCGCTGCCGCGCAGAGCTTCCAGAACACCGCCTTCAGCCATCCGGTCACCGCCCTGTGGAATGACTCCGCACAGGGCAGCCTGTCCGCCGTGAAGTTCTTCCGCCACTTTCCGCTCACGGTGAAGAAGACAGGATCCCCGCGTGTCATCGCCCAACTGGCCAATGGTGAACCCGCCGTGGTCGAGTGGACCGTGGGTGAGGGGAATGTCGTCCTTTTCAACAGCACCGCCACGCCGGAGTGGAACAACCTGCCGCTGCATCCGGCGTTTGTTCCCTTCCTGCAACGCATGATGGGCCACCTGAACCGCCGCAACGAATCCCGGCTCATCCTTTCCCCGGGCGAGGCATTCCGCAAGCCGGTCGATGAACAGTGGAAAGGCAGCGACTTCTCCGTGCGCCGCCCTGGCAGCGACTCCAGCCGGACCGCGGGCCAGGTCGTGTCCGACGACAAGCAGACTTTCGTCCGCTACGCCGCGACCGAGAAGGCGGGCATCTATCAGGTGAGCGTGGGCAACGACCTGCTCGCCACCTTCGCCGTGCAGATCGATCCCGCCGAGTCGGACCTGCGGCAGGTCGATCCGGAGATCATCGCCGGGCTGGAAACCGCCGGGGGTGAAGCGGAGAAAACGGAGGTCACCCGCTCCGTCGTCACCAAGGAGTTCTGGACGATGCTCCTCTGGATCGTCGCCGCCATTTTCGTCGTGGAAGCAATCATGGCCCATCGCATCAGCCACACCCGGTCCGTATGA
- a CDS encoding VWA domain-containing protein, producing the protein MKAIFPTLAATEWRVSFEGISPGLAFALFVVASMATVFAYWKFAGSAPRWRKILMAFFRIAAVLVLAALLAKPVLNLTVHDPVRQPLLVLVDDSESMRFEDRREGKEDLERAEIATGSRQTGIPRNKILEGIAASPKLDLWPRLSEQSDLLFHQFGRNVSRVASPEGELKREDAAKIFSGLKYGESATAIGEAVRQVLQEPRPQPAGGVLLVTDGANNGGSSPIEAAQIAKEQGVPLFIYGVGVTSPRDVQVREVIAQKLAFVEEKLEVRGKIASRSMEEKAVTASLIANGEIVDGKEITIGGDREQEVSFTYEPKVAGELKLEISIPVQPDEAGKDNNIASALVRVTDSKFNVLLIEQEPRWDFRYLLDYLQRDPRLEVKCVMIDGEPGLDQIENSPFLPSLPESRDAYFKSQVIILGDVNPEDLGEERMQIIAEWVQAGGGIIFLSGPNFSPTAYAGTPLESLLPVVPDTMLSRDAATVREREPFQLQLSRIGENSPYLQMDPDPEENKRIWEAFPGVRWTAPVARVKPGAEVLLVDPRPEKSGRYGLLPVFAMQGYGSGKCVYFGTDETYRWRSRTGEKYYSILWGQIMQTLALQLLEGASSLTQLKSERKQYSIGDTVVISGNAYTEGFEPLLVPTLEGTMKMESGGKAVEEPFELHGIDRNAFRGEFTASTPGSYSFATTRDPEGIVKFEVIDSRPERNQTALDEKLLKSMAEISGGLFFREEDLAGLPDKIAAKSATVATFKKLDLFHNGWFLAALLGFLFLEWLLRRLTQLK; encoded by the coding sequence ATGAAAGCCATCTTCCCCACACTGGCCGCCACGGAATGGCGGGTGAGCTTCGAGGGTATCTCGCCCGGCCTGGCATTCGCGTTGTTCGTGGTCGCCTCCATGGCCACGGTCTTCGCCTATTGGAAATTCGCAGGCTCCGCCCCGCGCTGGAGGAAGATCCTGATGGCGTTCTTCCGCATCGCCGCCGTACTGGTGCTGGCCGCCTTGCTGGCAAAGCCGGTGCTGAACCTCACCGTGCATGATCCGGTGCGCCAGCCGCTGCTGGTGCTGGTGGATGATTCCGAGAGCATGAGGTTCGAGGACCGCCGCGAGGGCAAGGAGGACCTGGAGCGCGCGGAGATCGCCACCGGCTCCCGCCAGACGGGCATCCCCCGCAACAAGATCCTCGAGGGCATCGCCGCCAGCCCGAAGCTGGACCTCTGGCCTCGCCTGTCGGAGCAGTCGGACCTCCTGTTCCATCAGTTCGGCCGGAACGTCTCCCGCGTCGCGTCACCGGAAGGTGAGCTGAAGCGTGAGGACGCCGCGAAGATTTTCTCAGGACTGAAGTATGGGGAAAGCGCCACTGCCATCGGTGAGGCCGTGCGCCAGGTGCTGCAGGAACCGCGCCCGCAGCCCGCGGGTGGGGTGCTGCTGGTGACCGACGGCGCGAACAACGGCGGCTCGTCACCCATCGAGGCCGCGCAGATCGCAAAGGAACAGGGCGTGCCGCTGTTCATCTACGGCGTCGGCGTGACGTCACCGCGGGATGTGCAGGTGCGGGAGGTCATCGCGCAGAAGCTCGCCTTCGTGGAGGAGAAGCTGGAGGTCCGCGGAAAGATCGCGTCCCGGAGCATGGAGGAGAAGGCGGTCACCGCCAGCCTCATCGCGAACGGGGAGATCGTGGACGGGAAGGAAATCACCATCGGCGGTGACCGGGAGCAGGAGGTTTCCTTCACCTATGAGCCGAAGGTGGCGGGCGAGCTGAAACTTGAGATCTCCATCCCGGTGCAGCCGGATGAGGCAGGCAAGGACAACAACATCGCCTCCGCCCTGGTGCGGGTGACGGACAGCAAGTTCAACGTGCTGCTCATCGAGCAGGAGCCGCGCTGGGACTTCCGCTACCTGCTGGACTACCTCCAGCGGGACCCGCGGCTGGAGGTGAAGTGCGTCATGATCGACGGCGAGCCGGGCCTCGACCAGATCGAGAACTCACCGTTCCTGCCATCGCTGCCGGAATCCCGCGACGCCTATTTCAAATCCCAGGTCATCATCCTCGGCGATGTGAATCCGGAGGACCTCGGGGAGGAGCGCATGCAGATCATCGCGGAATGGGTGCAGGCCGGTGGCGGCATCATTTTCCTCAGTGGCCCGAATTTCAGCCCCACCGCGTACGCGGGCACTCCGCTGGAGTCGCTGCTGCCGGTGGTCCCGGACACCATGCTTTCGCGGGACGCGGCGACCGTCCGTGAGCGGGAGCCTTTCCAGCTCCAGCTCAGCCGCATCGGCGAGAACTCCCCATACCTCCAGATGGATCCGGATCCGGAGGAGAACAAGCGCATCTGGGAAGCCTTTCCCGGTGTCCGCTGGACGGCTCCCGTGGCCCGCGTAAAGCCGGGTGCGGAAGTCCTGCTGGTCGATCCCCGGCCGGAGAAGTCCGGCCGCTACGGCCTGCTGCCGGTCTTCGCCATGCAGGGCTATGGCTCCGGCAAGTGCGTCTATTTCGGAACGGACGAAACCTACCGCTGGCGCAGCCGGACGGGGGAGAAATACTACTCCATCCTATGGGGCCAGATCATGCAGACGCTGGCGCTGCAGCTTCTGGAAGGCGCGTCCTCGCTCACCCAGTTGAAGTCGGAGCGGAAGCAATACTCCATCGGTGACACCGTGGTGATCTCCGGCAACGCCTATACGGAGGGCTTCGAGCCGCTGCTTGTCCCGACGCTGGAGGGCACGATGAAAATGGAGTCCGGTGGAAAGGCAGTGGAGGAGCCGTTCGAACTCCACGGCATCGACCGCAACGCGTTCCGCGGGGAGTTCACCGCCAGCACGCCGGGCAGCTACAGCTTCGCCACCACCCGTGATCCGGAGGGCATCGTGAAGTTCGAGGTCATCGATTCCCGCCCGGAACGCAACCAGACCGCGCTCGACGAGAAACTGCTGAAGTCGATGGCGGAGATCTCCGGCGGGCTTTTCTTCCGTGAGGAGGATCTCGCCGGGCTGCCGGACAAGATCGCCGCGAAAAGCGCCACCGTCGCCACCTTCAAGAAACTGGACCTGTTCCATAACGGATGGTTCCTGGCCGCGCTGCTCGGGTTCCTTTTCCTCGAATGGCTGCTGCGGCGGCTGACGCAACTGAAATGA